The proteins below are encoded in one region of Ostrinia nubilalis chromosome 3, ilOstNubi1.1, whole genome shotgun sequence:
- the LOC135087311 gene encoding arrestin homolog codes for MVYNFKVFKKCAPNGKITLYMAKRDFIDHISYVEPIDGVVLLDEEYVRGRKVFGQVVCTFRYGREEDEVMGLNFYKELFLASEQIYPPPEKRPYELSKTQERLIKKLGSGAVAFRLAVPAGAPGSVTLQPGLEDEGEPCGVHYYVKLFVGDSEIDRSHRRSTVALGIRKVQFAPAKAGPQPCTVVRKDFVLSPGQLELELTLDKQLYMHGETVAVNMCVRNHSNKVVKKIKASIQQGVDVVLFQNGQYRNVVASVETQDGCPLQPGSSLQKVLHLTPALASNRDKRGIALDGQLKRADTTLASTTLLLDPDQRDAFGIVVSYSAKVKLYLGALSGELVAELPFILMHPKEGRAKIIHADSQADVEMFRQDTVHHQESVEVY; via the exons ATGGTGTACAACTTTAAAGTGTTCAAAAAGTGCGCGCCCAACGGCAAGATCACCCTCTACATGGCCAAGCGGGACTTCATCGACCACATCTCATACGTGGAGCCGATAG ACGGCGTGGTGCTGCTGGACGAGGAGTACGTGCGCGGGCGCAAGGTGTTCGGGCAGGTGGTGTGCACGTTCCGCTACGGCCGCGAGGAGGACGAGGTCATGGGGCTTAACTTCTACAAGGAGCTGTTCCTCGCCTCCGAGCAGATCTACCCGCCGCCCGAGAAGAGGCCCTACGAACTCTCCAAGACGCAG GAGCGTTTGATAAAGAAGCTGGGGTCGGGCGCGGTGGCGTTCCGGCTGGCGGTGCCGGCGGGCGCGCCCGGCTCCGTCACGCTGCAGCCGGGGCTGGAGGACGAGGGCGAGCCCTGCGGCGTGCACTACTACGTCAAGCTCTTCGTGGGCGACTCCGAGATCGACCGCTCGCACAGACG GAGCACGGTGGCGCTGGGCATCCGCAAGGTGCAGTTCGCGCCGGCCAAGGCGGGCCCGCAGCCCTGCACGGTGGTGCGCAAGGACTTCGTGCTGTCGCCGGGGCAGCTCGAGCTCGAGCTCACGCTGGACAAGCAG CTGTACATGCACGGGGAGACGGTGGCGGTGAACATGTGCGTGCGCAACCACAGTAACAAGGTGGTGAAGAAGATCAAGGCCAGCATCCAGCAGGGCGTGGACGTGGTGCTGTTCCAGAACGGCCAGTACCGCAACGTCGTCGCCAGCGTCGAAACGCA GGACGGCTGCCCGCTGCAGCCGGGCTCCAGCCTGCAGAAGGTGCTGCACCTGACGCCGGCGCTGGCCAGCAACCGCGACAAGCGCGGCATCGCGCTGGACGGCCAGCTCAAGCGCGCCGACACCACGCTCGCCTCCACCACTTT ATTGCTGGACCCGGACCAGCGCGACGCGTTCGGCATCGTGGTGAGCTACAGCGCGAAGGTGAAGCTGTACCTGGGCGCGCTGAGCGGCGAGCTGGTGGCCGAGCTGCCCTTCATCCTCATGCACCCCAAG GAGGGGCGCGCCAAGATCATCCACGCCGACAGCCAGGCCGACGTGGAGATGTTCCGCCAGGACACCGTCCACCACCAAGAGAGCGTCGAGGTGTACTAG